In a genomic window of Polycladomyces abyssicola:
- a CDS encoding DUF4446 family protein gives MLERWIGWIHQDPATWIMGVLIGQVVLFLLLLIGWIRLSLQKRRWRKLSRYFQQTDSISGLLESGEMDAEQLLLYLKRIDQTLASLKGRMGLVRYNAIGESATDMSFSLAMLDEQGNGVVISSLFNRHNPSYIYAKPIVEGESSYPLSSEERQAIHRALNGNQDGDTTVLTGKKVNDGK, from the coding sequence ATGCTGGAACGTTGGATCGGGTGGATTCATCAGGATCCTGCCACATGGATCATGGGTGTATTGATTGGACAAGTGGTATTGTTCCTTTTATTGTTGATAGGATGGATTCGTTTGTCACTTCAAAAGCGCAGATGGCGTAAACTGTCCCGTTATTTCCAACAGACCGATTCTATTTCTGGCCTGTTGGAATCCGGTGAGATGGATGCGGAACAGTTGCTGCTCTATCTCAAACGGATCGATCAGACACTCGCTTCTCTCAAGGGACGTATGGGATTGGTACGTTATAATGCCATAGGAGAGAGTGCGACCGACATGAGCTTTTCGTTGGCCATGTTGGATGAACAGGGAAACGGTGTGGTGATCAGCAGTTTATTCAACCGTCATAATCCGTCCTATATTTACGCGAAGCCGATCGTAGAAGGGGAGTCCTCTTATCCACTTTCTTCCGAAGAGCGACAAGCAATCCATCGTGCGCTCAATGGAAATCAAGATGGAGACACCACTGTGTTAACAGGAAAAAAAGTCAACGATGGAAAATGA
- a CDS encoding ParA family protein translates to MGRIIAIANQKGGVGKTTTSINLGAGLAMAGKRVLIIDIDPQGNTTSGLGINKADVKHCIYDVLINDVPPADVIRSTAIKGLHVLPATIQLAGAEIELVQVISRELRLKRALQQVREQYDYLLIDCPPSLGVLTVNSLTAADSVLIPIQCEYYALEGLGQLLNTIRIVQKHLNKHLEIEGVLLTMFDSRTNLSVQVMEEVKKYFQHKVYNVVIPRNVRVSEAPSHGKPIVTYDPRSKGAECYIQLAKEVIGRER, encoded by the coding sequence ATGGGGAGAATCATCGCGATAGCCAACCAAAAAGGGGGAGTCGGTAAGACGACGACATCGATCAACCTGGGTGCGGGGCTGGCAATGGCAGGAAAACGAGTGTTGATCATTGATATTGATCCGCAGGGAAATACAACCAGCGGGTTGGGGATCAATAAAGCCGATGTCAAGCATTGCATCTACGACGTGTTGATCAATGATGTCCCACCGGCTGATGTGATCCGCTCCACCGCGATCAAAGGACTACATGTGTTGCCGGCCACGATTCAGTTGGCCGGTGCGGAAATCGAGCTGGTACAAGTGATCTCGCGAGAGCTGCGTTTGAAACGGGCATTGCAGCAAGTGCGGGAGCAATATGATTATCTGTTGATCGACTGTCCGCCGTCTCTCGGGGTTTTAACGGTCAATTCCCTGACGGCCGCCGATTCTGTACTGATCCCGATCCAATGCGAATATTACGCATTGGAAGGATTGGGGCAACTGCTTAACACGATCCGCATCGTTCAGAAACACCTGAACAAGCATTTGGAGATCGAAGGGGTGTTGCTGACGATGTTTGACAGTCGAACCAATTTATCCGTTCAAGTGATGGAAGAAGTGAAGAAATATTTTCAGCATAAAGTGTATAATGTGGTCATCCCGCGTAATGTGCGGGTAAGTGAAGCACCCAGTCACGGGAAACCGATCGTTACATACGATCCACGCTCCAAAGGGGCGGAGTGTTACATTCAGTTGGCAAAGGAAGTGATCGGACGTGAGCGGTAA
- a CDS encoding aminotransferase class V-fold PLP-dependent enzyme translates to MIYLDNAATTWPKPEGVSQAVKDCIDMLGANPGRGGHRLSVQAGEVLAKARRSLADLFGIRDPQNLFFYANATQAINQALKGLLQPGDHVVISPWEHNAMARPLETLKKECGIRVTVVPPSPQGTVDPLAVEEALTPDTRLIAMTHGSNVTGAVLPIEEIGAIAAKHGVLLLVDAAQTAGVLPIDVETMNIDLLAFPGHKGLFGPQGTGGLYVHPDVKLEPWIQGGTGSRSESLDHPSARPDGFESGTPNTPGIAGLEAGVRFVTQTGLDTIHRKEMALNDRLRSGLQEMDGVRVYGPEDSSLPVTSFNLEGVDSLTVAGILDQHFEIAVRAGFHCAALAHRSLGTDKTGTVRVSPGYFNCEKEIDDLLAALREIREVLL, encoded by the coding sequence ATGATTTATCTGGATAACGCCGCCACGACTTGGCCGAAACCTGAAGGGGTTTCGCAGGCGGTAAAAGATTGCATCGATATGCTGGGTGCCAATCCCGGCAGAGGGGGGCACCGGCTGTCGGTACAGGCGGGAGAAGTGTTGGCCAAAGCCCGCCGATCCTTAGCTGATTTGTTTGGGATTCGGGACCCGCAGAACCTGTTTTTTTACGCAAATGCGACGCAAGCGATCAATCAAGCGCTAAAAGGTTTGCTTCAACCGGGGGATCATGTGGTGATCTCCCCCTGGGAGCATAACGCGATGGCGCGTCCGTTGGAGACGCTGAAAAAGGAATGTGGGATACGTGTCACAGTCGTGCCACCCTCCCCACAGGGAACGGTGGATCCGCTTGCGGTGGAAGAAGCATTGACACCGGATACGCGTTTGATCGCGATGACACATGGCTCCAATGTGACCGGCGCCGTCCTGCCCATCGAAGAGATCGGTGCCATTGCCGCCAAACACGGCGTGCTTCTTTTGGTGGATGCAGCACAAACAGCGGGTGTGCTGCCCATCGACGTGGAAACGATGAACATCGATCTGTTGGCTTTTCCCGGCCATAAGGGATTGTTTGGGCCGCAGGGAACGGGGGGTTTGTACGTGCATCCCGATGTCAAGTTGGAACCTTGGATTCAGGGCGGGACAGGCAGTCGTTCCGAATCGTTGGATCACCCTTCAGCCCGTCCGGACGGATTTGAGAGCGGAACGCCTAACACACCCGGGATCGCCGGATTGGAGGCCGGGGTACGTTTTGTCACCCAAACCGGCTTGGACACCATTCACCGCAAGGAGATGGCCTTGAACGATCGATTGCGGTCGGGCTTACAAGAAATGGACGGGGTCAGGGTATACGGCCCGGAAGATTCCTCATTACCGGTTACCTCCTTCAATTTGGAAGGGGTGGACAGTTTGACGGTGGCTGGTATCTTGGATCAACATTTCGAAATCGCCGTCCGTGCGGGATTTCATTGTGCGGCATTGGCACACCGCAGTTTGGGAACGGATAAAACCGGAACGGTCCGTGTCAGCCCAGGATACTTCAACTGTGAGAAGGAGATCGATGACCTGCTGGCGGCACTTCGGGAGATCCGAGAGGTGTTGTTGTAA
- the noc gene encoding nucleoid occlusion protein has product MRDPFSRLFGLVDKEEQEEVKQIPVNTIHPSPYQPRAIFDDERIDELCQTIQTHGVIQPVVVRRIKNGYELIAGERRWRAVKKLGMRTIPAIVREMSDAQAASVSLIENLQREGLTVIEEAMAYQKLIELHGLTQESLAQRLGKGQSTIANKLRLLQLPEQVKDALLKRKVTERHARALLALRDEEMQVRLLQEIIEKEWNVKQTEERVKKLLEKENPPKKPRKRAVSRDVRIALNTIRQSLDMVKQTGMTVLADENDTEHYYELVIRIPKGGRK; this is encoded by the coding sequence ATGAGAGATCCTTTCTCTCGCTTGTTCGGTTTGGTAGACAAAGAGGAACAGGAAGAAGTCAAACAAATTCCCGTTAATACGATTCATCCCAGTCCGTATCAACCGCGTGCGATTTTTGACGACGAAAGGATCGACGAGTTGTGCCAAACCATTCAAACCCACGGGGTGATTCAACCCGTAGTGGTCCGGCGGATCAAAAACGGTTATGAGCTGATCGCCGGGGAACGCCGTTGGCGGGCGGTGAAAAAGCTGGGCATGCGGACAATCCCCGCCATCGTCAGGGAGATGAGCGATGCACAGGCGGCATCGGTATCTCTCATCGAAAACCTGCAACGGGAAGGGTTGACGGTGATCGAGGAGGCGATGGCCTATCAAAAGTTGATTGAGCTGCATGGCCTCACACAGGAAAGTCTGGCACAGCGTTTGGGGAAAGGGCAGTCCACAATCGCCAATAAATTGCGCCTGTTGCAGTTGCCGGAACAAGTGAAAGATGCGTTGCTCAAGAGAAAGGTAACCGAACGGCATGCCCGTGCGCTGTTGGCATTGCGGGATGAAGAAATGCAGGTTCGTTTGTTGCAGGAGATCATCGAAAAAGAATGGAATGTCAAGCAAACGGAAGAGCGTGTGAAAAAGTTGTTGGAAAAGGAGAATCCCCCCAAAAAACCCCGCAAACGGGCCGTATCACGGGATGTACGGATTGCACTGAACACCATTCGTCAATCGTTGGATATGGTCAAGCAAACCGGGATGACCGTCCTGGCCGACGAGAACGACACCGAGCATTACTACGAGTTGGTAATTCGAATTCCCAAGGGAGGACGGAAGTAA
- the yyaC gene encoding spore protease YyaC, with the protein MRELVPRPGSPYSYPYRVQYTQPYAAQECAERLHQVLRTSGSFTHLACVCIGTDRSTGDALGPLVGTLLEKHAPPSLHIFGTLDEPVHAVNLRSTLYRIHQELHHPFIIAVDACLGQLKSVGWIQLGLGPLKPGAGVNKNLPEVGQVHVTGIVNVAGFMEYFVLQNTRLGVVMKMAEVIADAVQLAVRQYHTLPR; encoded by the coding sequence GAGCTGGTTCCCAGACCCGGATCACCTTACTCCTATCCGTATCGCGTACAGTACACACAGCCTTATGCCGCACAGGAATGCGCTGAGCGGTTGCATCAAGTCCTGCGCACAAGCGGATCATTCACCCATTTGGCTTGCGTTTGTATTGGAACCGACCGATCCACCGGGGATGCGCTCGGTCCGCTGGTCGGAACGTTATTAGAGAAACACGCACCACCTTCCCTGCATATTTTCGGTACATTGGACGAGCCTGTTCATGCCGTCAATCTGCGTTCCACACTGTACCGCATCCATCAGGAGCTGCATCATCCGTTCATCATCGCCGTGGACGCCTGTTTGGGACAATTGAAAAGTGTCGGATGGATTCAATTGGGTTTGGGACCGTTAAAGCCTGGTGCAGGAGTGAACAAAAATCTTCCCGAAGTAGGCCAAGTGCATGTTACGGGAATAGTCAATGTAGCTGGATTTATGGAATATTTCGTTTTACAAAACACTCGATTGGGTGTCGTCATGAAAATGGCGGAAGTGATCGCCGATGCAGTACAGTTGGCCGTGCGTCAATACCACACCTTGCCTCGTTGA
- a CDS encoding ParB/RepB/Spo0J family partition protein has translation MSGKRLGKGLGALLPDIDVQESDAVNEVPLEELRPNPYQPRKHFDPEALQELVSSIKEHGIVQPIVVRKSIRGYEIVAGERRFRAAKEAGLSKVPVVVREFSDDRMMEIALIENLQREDLNPLEVAMAYQKLMTHFSLTQEELAARVGKSRPHVTNFLRLLQLPPEIQEDVSRGTLSMGHARALLGLKDRDLQKKLAEKVKKEGASVRQLEEWVQNVQQVKPKKKKEKPEFQSPYKRYEELLRESLNTPVRIRQGKRKGKIEIEYYSERELERLIEFLQGESWED, from the coding sequence GTGAGCGGTAAACGTTTGGGAAAGGGGTTGGGAGCGCTATTACCGGACATTGATGTCCAGGAATCCGATGCGGTCAATGAAGTGCCGTTGGAGGAGTTGCGACCCAATCCCTATCAACCGCGCAAACATTTTGATCCCGAAGCATTGCAGGAGTTGGTTTCCTCGATTAAGGAGCACGGCATCGTTCAACCGATTGTCGTGCGCAAAAGCATTCGAGGGTATGAAATCGTAGCGGGCGAACGGCGTTTTCGTGCAGCGAAAGAAGCAGGATTAAGCAAAGTTCCCGTGGTGGTCCGCGAGTTTTCTGATGATCGGATGATGGAGATCGCTCTGATCGAGAACTTACAGCGGGAGGATTTGAATCCCCTGGAAGTGGCAATGGCATATCAGAAATTGATGACTCATTTTTCACTGACACAGGAAGAACTGGCAGCCAGGGTAGGGAAAAGCCGTCCGCACGTGACCAACTTCCTGCGGCTGTTGCAATTGCCACCTGAGATTCAAGAGGATGTTTCACGTGGAACATTGTCCATGGGTCACGCACGGGCTTTGTTGGGTTTGAAAGACAGGGATCTGCAGAAAAAACTGGCCGAAAAGGTGAAAAAGGAAGGGGCCAGTGTACGACAGCTGGAAGAATGGGTGCAAAACGTTCAACAGGTAAAGCCGAAAAAGAAAAAAGAAAAACCAGAGTTCCAATCCCCGTACAAGCGTTATGAGGAACTGTTACGGGAATCGTTGAACACGCCCGTTCGGATCCGGCAGGGGAAACGGAAGGGTAAAATCGAGATTGAATATTATTCGGAACGGGAGCTGGAGCGACTGATCGAATTCCTGCAAGGCGAATCATGGGAAGATTGA